Proteins found in one Canis aureus isolate CA01 chromosome 19, VMU_Caureus_v.1.0, whole genome shotgun sequence genomic segment:
- the ADAMTS10 gene encoding A disintegrin and metalloproteinase with thrombospondin motifs 10 isoform X3 — protein sequence MAPACQILRWALTLGLGLTFEVIHAFRSQDEFLSSLESYEIAFPTRVDHNGALLAFSPPAPRRQRRGTRPTTESRLFYKVAAPSTHFLLNLTRSPRLLAGHVSVEYWTREGLAWQRAARPHCLYAGHLQGQAGSSHVAISTCGGLHGLIVADEEEYLIEPLQGGPKGAQGPEESGPHVVYKRSSLRHPHLDTACGVRDEKPWKGRPWWLRTLKPPPARPLGNETERGQPGLKRSVSRERYVETLVVADKMMVAYHGRRDVEQYVLAIMNIVAKLFQDSSLGNIVNILVTRLILLTEDQPTLEITHHAGKSLDSFCKWQKSIVNRSGHGNAIPENGVANHDTAVLITRYDICIYRNKPCGTLGLAPVGGMCERERSCSINEDIGLATAFTIAHEIGHTFGMNHDGVGNSCGARGQDPAKLMAAHITMKTNPFVWSSCSRDYITSFLDSGLGLCLNNRPPRQDFVYPTVAPGQAYDADEQCRFQHGVKSRQCKYGEVCSELWCLSKSNRCITNSIPAAEGTLCQTHTIDKGWCYKRVCVPFGSRPEGVDGAWGPWTPWGDCSRTCGGGVSSSSRHCDSPRPTIGGKYCLGERRRHRSCNTDDCPPGSQDFREMQCSEFDSVPFRGKFYTWKTYRGGGVKACSLTCLAEGFNFYTERAAAVVDGTPCRPDTVDICVSGECKHVGCDRVLGSDLREDKCRVCGGDGSACETIEGVFSPASPAIGYEEVVWIPKGSVHIFIQDLNLSLSHLALKGEQESLLLEGLPGTPQPHRLPLAGTTFQLRQGPDHTQSLEALGPINASLIVMVLARTELAALRYRFNAPIARDALPPYSWHYAPWTKCSAQCAGARCRPWSAAISWTARPWLPTIAVPTANCPRGSAPATQSPVRPTGW from the exons ATGGCTCCCGCCTGCCAGATCCTCCGCTGGGCCCTCACCCTGGGGCTGGGCCTCACATTCGAAGTCATACATGCCTTCCGGTCTCAAG ATGAGTTCCTGTCCAGTCTGGAGAGCTATGAGATCGCCTTCCCCACTCGAGTGGACCACAATGGGGCACTGCTGGCCTTCTCACCCCCGGCTCCCCGGAGGCAGCGTCGGGGCACAAGGCCAACGACAGAGTCCCGCCTCTTCTACAAGGTGGCTGCACCCAGCACCCACTTCCTGCTGAACCTAACCCGCAGCCCCCGCCTTCTAGCAGGGCACGTCTCCGTGGAGTACTGGACACGGGAGGGCCTGGCGTGGCAGAGGGCTGCCCGGCCCCACTGCCTCTACGCCGGCCACTTGCAGGGCCAGGCCGGCAGCTCCCACGTGGCCATCAGCACCTGTGGGGGCCTG CACGGCCTGATCGTGGCAGATGAAGAAGAATATTTGATCGAGCCCCTGCAAGGTGGGCCCAAAggggcccagggcccagaggAGAGTGGCCCCCATGTGGTGTACAAGCGCTCCTCTCTGCGTCACCCCCACCTGGACACAGCCTGTGGAGTGAGAG ACGAGAAACCGTGGAAGGGGCGGCCGTGGTGGCTGCGCACCCTGAAGCCGCCACCTGCCAGGCCCCTGGGGAATGAAACAGAGCGTGGCCAGCCAGGCCTGAAGCGCTCGGTCAGCCGAGAGCGCTACGTGGAGACCCTGGTGGTGGCCGACAAGATGATGGTGGCCTACCACGGGCGCCGAGACGTGGAACAGTACGTGCTGGCCATCATGAACATT GTTGCCAAACTTTTCCAGGACTCGAGTCTGGGAAACATCGTTAATATCCTGGTGACACGCCTCATCCTGCTCACGGAGGACCAG CCCACCCTGGAGATCACCCACCACGCCGGGAAGTCCCTGGACAGCTTCTGTAAGTGGCAGAAATCCATCGTGAACCGCAGCGGCCATGGCAACGCCATTCCGGAGAACGGTGTGGCCAACCATGACACAGCGGTGCTCATCACGCG CTATGACATCTGCATCTATAGGAACAAACCCTGTGGCACTCTAG gcctggcccccgTGGGTGGGATGTGCGAGCGCGAGCGGAGCTGCAGCATTAACGAGGACATCGGCCTGGCCACCGCCTTCACCATCGCCCATGAGATTGGACACAC GTTTGGCATGAACCACGACGGCGTGGGCAACAGCTGCGGGGCCCGCGGCCAGGACCCGGCCAAGCTCATGGCCGCCCACATCACCATGAAGACCAACCCTTTCGTGTGGTCATCCTGCAGCCGCGACTACATCACCAGCTTTCTGGA CTCGGGCCTGGGGCTGTGCCTGAACAACCGGCCCCCCAGACAGGACTTCGTGTACCCAACGGTGGCACCTGGCCAGGCCTATGACGCAGATGAACAGTGCCGCTTCCAACATGGAGTCAAATCGCGTCAGTGTAAATACGGG GAGGTCTGCAGCGAGCTGTGGTGTCTGAGCAAGAGCAACCGGTGCATCACCAACAGCATTCCAGCCGCCGAGGGCACGCTGTGCCAGACGCACACCATCGACAAGGGG TGGTGCTACAAGCGCGTGTGTGTCCCCTTCGGGTCGCGGCCGGAGGGCGTGGACGGGGCCTGGGGCCCGTGGACCCCGTGGGGCGACTGCAGCCGGACGTGCGGCGGCGGCGTGTCCTCCTCCAGCCGGCACTGCGACAGCCCCAG GCCAACAATCGGAGGCAAGTACTGCCTGGGTGAGAGGCGGCGACACCGCTCCTGCAACACCGAC GACTgtcccccaggctcccaggactTCAGGGAAATGCAGTGCTCTGAATTTGACAGTGTCCCCTTCCGTGGAAAATTCTACACGTGGAAGACATACCGAGGAG GGGGCGTGAAGGCCTGTTCACTCACATGCCTGGCCGAAGGCTTCAACTTCTACACGGAGAGGGCAGCGGCCGTGGTGGACGGGACACCCTGCCGCCCGGACACAGTGGACATTTGTGTCAGTGGCGAGTGCAAG CATGTGGGCTGCGACCGGGTTCTGGGCTCCGACCTGAGGGAGGACAAGTGCCGGGTTTGCGGTGGTGACGGCAGCGCCTGTGAAACCATCGAGGGGGTCTTCAGCCCAGCTTCACCTGCAATCG GGTATGAGGAAGTCGTCTGGATCCCCAAAGGCTCCGTCCACATCTTCATCCAGGACCTGAACCTCTCCCTCAGTCACCTGG CTCTGAAGGGGGAGCAGGAGTCCCTGCTGCTGGAGGGGCTGCCCGGGACCCCGCAGCCCCACCGCCTGCCCCTGGCTGGGACCACCTTTCAGCTGCGGCAGGGGCCAGATCACACGCAGAGCCTAGAAGCCCTGGGACCCATAAATGCGTCTCTCATCGTCATG gtGCTGGCCCGGACTGAGCTGGCTGCCCTCCGCTACCGCTTCAACGCGCCCATCGCCCGAGATGCACTGCCCCCCTACTCCTGGCACTACGCACCCTGGACCAAGTGCTCGGCCCAGTGTGCCGGCG CCAGGTGCAGGCCGTGGAGTGCCGCAATCAGCTGGACAGCTCGGCCGTGGCTCCCCACCATTGCAGTGCCCACAGCAAACTGCCCAAGAGGCAGCGCGCCTGCAACACAGAGCCCTGTCCGCCCGA CTGGGTGGTAG